Within Bradymonas sediminis, the genomic segment CGAGGTCGAGAAATCCGGCCCTCCGGCCGCCTTCGAGACCCCGGCGACCATATTTCGGGCGCTGATAAAGATATCAGCCACGCCGGTGCGCGGCCCCACGCTTCGGGCCAAGACCCGGCGAAGGCTGGTCAGATGACGGTCGACAAAGCCGGGGACACGCGCGATGGCCTCGTCAAAGAATGTATTGACCTGCGCCTCAAAACGCTCTTCCCAATCACTGGCCTGAGCTTGTTCGCTAGTATCGAGCGCGGCGTCTTTTGGGATTTCAATCTCTTTTTTACTCATCGACACGATTCCTATCTGCAAGATGATTCCACTGGGCGTTTCAACGCCTACACTCTAAGCACGAATCGCAAAAATAAAAGCCTCTTGCGATATTTATCCTATGGCGCGCGCCGCGGCCGGAGCGACGCGTCGCGCAGGCCGGCCCAGCTTAGCGAAACGCATCCTCGAGCGCCGTGCTCTTATCGGTCTTGGCGTCGCGATATTTCACGATCATCAGCGCCGCCATCTGGAGTCCGTTGCGCTGGGCGAAGTCGCCGCTGGCCGGGCGACTCCCCGGAACCACCACGGCTCCGGGCGGAATCACAAGCGGCGAGGACGCGGTGCTGCGATAGACCTTCTCGCGCACCAGGTCGAAGACCGGCGTGCCCGCGGTGACCACGCAACCCGCGGCGATCACGGCGCCCTTGCATACCCGAACGCCCTCATAGAGTCCGGTATTTCCGCCGACCAGCACATCGTCTTCCACGATCACCGGCGCCTGACCAATCGGCTCAAGCACCCCGCCGATCTGCGCCCCCGCCGACAGATGAACCCGCTGCCCGATCTGCGCGCAACTGCCGACAAGCGCGTGCGAGTCGATCATCGTGCCGTCACCGACATAGGCCCCGACATTGACATAGGACGGGGGCATCATCGTGACGTTATGCCCCAGATAGGCGCCTCGTCGCACCGCGCTTCCGCCGGGGACCACGCGGATATTGCGCGCCTGCATCGGCAACTTCTGCACCGGATAGGTATTCTTATCCCGAAACCCAAGCGGCCCGGCCGGCGCCATCAGCTCACTTTCCCCGAGGCGAAACCCCAGCAAAATCCCGCGCTTAACCGACGGCTGAACCTCCCATCGCAGCCCGTCCTCGCCGGCATCCACCGGCGTCGCCGCCCGCAGGTCGCCGGACTCAAGCCCCGCGATGAGCTCTTCGAAAACACCCTGAGCGTCGGGGCCAAGCTCGGCGGGAGCCAACTCAAAAAGACGGTCGATTTCAGCGAATAGCACCTGGCTCATCTACATCTCTCCATCAAAACTTATCTATGCGGATCATTTAGTTCTTGAAACGAATTATCTTCAAAACAAAAAAGGCTCCACCCGGGGGCGGAGCCTTTTTCCAAAATTTCGACTGCAATGTCGACTTATTTCGACCAAGATTGAGTCAGCCCGAGACTCATCTATTACTCGGTTTTTTCCGAATCATCTTCCGTCGGAGCGGCGGCCGGGTCGGCCTGCTCTTCGTCAGCCTGCGGAGCCGCGTCGAAATTAATCGACGGCGCTTCCGCCTCAGCCGGGGTGTCCGATACGGCCGGCGCAGCGCCCGAGCCACTGGTGATAATCGTCTCCGCCTGCGTGGCTTTGGACTGACCGCTGGTCGCGCTCTCAATGCCCGCCAACGCAGATTTGGGCCGGCTCGCCATATAGGACAGCGCCATACTCGAGATCATAAAGACCGCGCCAAGCACGACGGTCATTTTGAGCAAAAAGCCACCGGCGCC encodes:
- the secG gene encoding preprotein translocase subunit SecG, translated to METLFTVILVVTSLIMIVAILLQSGKGSGLAAGFGGHSAGTKVFGGSGAGGFLLKMTVVLGAVFMISSMALSYMASRPKSALAGIESATSGQSKATQAETIITSGSGAAPAVSDTPAEAEAPSINFDAAPQADEEQADPAAAPTEDDSEKTE
- a CDS encoding 2,3,4,5-tetrahydropyridine-2,6-dicarboxylate N-succinyltransferase, which translates into the protein MSQVLFAEIDRLFELAPAELGPDAQGVFEELIAGLESGDLRAATPVDAGEDGLRWEVQPSVKRGILLGFRLGESELMAPAGPLGFRDKNTYPVQKLPMQARNIRVVPGGSAVRRGAYLGHNVTMMPPSYVNVGAYVGDGTMIDSHALVGSCAQIGQRVHLSAGAQIGGVLEPIGQAPVIVEDDVLVGGNTGLYEGVRVCKGAVIAAGCVVTAGTPVFDLVREKVYRSTASSPLVIPPGAVVVPGSRPASGDFAQRNGLQMAALMIVKYRDAKTDKSTALEDAFR